The genomic DNA ACGGCTGTTCCAAAGGCCCAAGCGGCTATCAGGTTATGCCCGCATGAGTGTCCGTTTGGAAGGGCGTCGTATTCCGCAAGCAATCCAACGGCATGGCCGCCCCTATCGCAGGTAGCCCTGAAGGCGGTCTCCATCCCCCCATAGGGCATCTCGACTGTGAAACCATGCTTGGAAAGATGTTCTGCAAGAAGCTTTGAACTTCTGTATTCCTGGCTTCCAAGCTCGGCATAATTATAGATCTTTCTGGAAACCTCGATTACCTCGCTCTTTATCTCCTCTCTCATCTACCTGAAGTATAAATGCACGTATCTTAAAACTTTTCCATCTAGTCTTCTTCGCTCCCGGGCCTATGGTTTGAAGCCTCAATAAGCACGATCAATCTGTTACGCAGACGCTGTATCTCAAAATGTCGTAGAAAGTCTGGATCACATTTATAGAATGATTTAGCATGATCTTACTATGTCCATGGCTGAAGTTGATATAGACCTTGATATAGGGACCAAGGCGGTGAAGCTTGCAAGATCCGCCGCTTCATCTTATCTTAGGGATGAGAAGCTCCCAGATCCTCCTGGTGACCCAATATTTCAGGAGAAGCACGGCGTGTTCACCACGATCAACACTTACCCTGACAACATGCTCAGAGGCTGTATAGGTTTCCCAGAACCCTACTATAACCTCGGCGAGGGTATAATCAGAAGCAGCATATATGCGGCAACTGAAGATCCACGCTTTGAACCGATGAAACCAGAGGAGTTAAAGCATGTAACCTTTGAGGTGTCCATACTCACGCAGCCGATTGAGATAACAGTCAACCCTGAGGATCGGCCTAAGGCTGTACATATAGGCAGGGATGGCCTGATAGCAGTCTACAATGGCGCCAGCGGTTTGCTACTGCCTCAGGTGGCTACGGAATACAGAATGAACCCAGAGCAATTTCTGGAGGCTCTATGCGAGAAGGCAGGGCTCTGGGAAGGGTGCTGGAAATACAGGAAGGTGAAGATCAGCAAGTTCCAGGCCACGGTGTTCGGTGAAAAGGAGCCTGAGGGGGTGATAGAAAGACGATGAGGAGACAGCCGGCTGTTGCCGGTTACTTCTATCCTGAAAGGAGGGATGAACTCTATTCCCTGCTCTCTTCATTTTCCGTACCTGAGCAGCATATTGCCGGCAATGTTATAGGTACGGTTGTACCTCATGCGGGAATAATATACTCAGGACGCACCGCTATGTTTTCCTACAGGTCTATCCAGAGATCTGATGTCAGGAACTTCGTGATAATAGGCCCCAACCACAGGCCGGTAACGCCCTATGCGTCCATCTATCCATCGGGAAGATGGACCACGCCACTGGGGGATGCTGTGATAAACGAAAAGATGGCAGAGGCGATTTACAGAAACTCAAACTATATAGTCAAGGACGAGGAATCGCATGCCATGGAGCATTCGGTGGAGGTGCAGATACCATTTCTGCAGTTTTTGTTCGGGGATAGTTTCACGTTCGTACCCATCATACTCGGTGATCAGGAGATCGAGGTCGTCAAAGATATAAGCGAGGCACTGCTGAAGCTTGAAGATCCTTTCATACTCATAGCCAGCTCAGATTTCACGCATTACGAAGAGGCCAGAAGGGTTGAGAAGAAGGATATGGATCTGATCTCGGCCATACTTGCGCTTGATCTGGACAAATTCTATTCTGTGCTTCGATCGGAAGATGTAACCGCTTGCGGCTACGGTGCTATAGCCATACTCATGTCCTATACGAAGAGTAGGGGCGGGCATATGGTGTTCATGAACCATTCAAACTCAGGAGACGTGACAGGCGATCATTCTGAGGTCGTAGGCTATGCCTCGCTTGTCTCGGTCATACCATAGACGATGTTCCCTCCCGCAATCGTACCTGATACTAGGTCAAGGCCGTAGAGATACGGTATCTCCCTGTAGCTGCCGGCATTGATCACGGCAATATCCGCATCCTTGCCGGGTTCAATGGTGCCCTTGCGCCCGCCAAGTCCGAGCGATACTGCAGGATTTATTGTGGCTGCGTTCAGTGCCTCCTCCGGAGTCAGATGATTGAATCTTACGGAAAGATGCATGGCGAAGATCATGTCGTCGTTCATGTTCAGCGGAGATATGTCGGTCGCAAGAGAAACGGGTATCCCGCGATCGATTATTTTCCTTGCGTCCGGGTATCGTTCATTCATGGAAAACACGGTTATGGGAAGAAGCGTGATGGAAGATCCGTTCCGCCTCACAATATCGAGATCCTCATCGTCGTAATGTATCATATGATCGTAGGAGACTATGTTCAGGCCTTCGGTATTCTTAACACATCCAATATTTTCTATTTCGTTTGCGTGCATCCTTGCAGGTATGCCTTCGTGAATGCATGACTCCAGAAAATATCTGGAGGATCTGGCGCTGAAGGCTCCGGCATCGCAGAAGACGTCAACGAATGAGATTCTATTTCTATTTTTCTTCACAGTATCCAGGATCTGATCCACATACCTCATCTCATCCTTGCCTTCAGGTATCACATGTGCCAGATAGGTCGGTATAAGATTTACTTTCACCCTTTTCTGCAACAGTTCGATGGATGAGATCATCTTTTCCTCATTCTTCGGATCAAGCCCGTATCCGGTCTTTACCTCCATGGTTGTTGTCCCTCTCCTCAAGGCCGATCTGATCCGTGCAATCGTTTCCGTGGCTATCCTCTCAGCATTAGCTGAGGAAGTATCCCTTATCGTGCGGTAAATACCGTTGCCGGATCTGAGTATATCGAGATAGCTCCTGCCTCCGATGCGCATGTAGAATTCGTCAGTTCTGTTGCCGGCAAAGACAATATGCGTATGTGGATCGACGAATCCCGGTACTGCTATGCCACCACCACAGTCGATGATCTCCATGCCTGGAGGTACGTTTTTCGTTATAGCCTCTATCCTTCCGTTTCTTATCAATATGGAATGATCCTCGTAAATACGGATTCTGCCCTGTTCCTCACCTGATAGAAATGTTGTACCCTCTCCCGTCGCTATCTGGGAGAGGTTTGTCAGCGCTCTCATGTTCAATCTATATACGGATACCTGAACTTGGGGCCCTTCTTTATTATGTCTATGGACGATTCGTATCCTGCGTCCGCATGCCTTATAACGCCTATGCCTGGATCAGCGTTCAGGACGCGCTTCATCCTTTCTTCGGCATCCTTCGTCCCGTCAGCCACTATCACAAAGCCTGCATGGATGGCATTTCCGATGCCAGTACCGCCACCATGATGCACGCTGACCCACGTGGCACCAGAAATTGCATTTAGTAGCGCATTTAGGATGGGCCAGTCAGCTATGGCGTCGCTTCCGTCCTTCATCTTCTCTGTCTCCCTGTAGGGCGATGCAACCGATCCAGTATCATGGTGATCCCTGCCAATTGCGACGGGAGCCTGCAGCTCTCCGGATCTCACCATTTCGTTGATCATGAGGCCGATCTCCTCCCTCTCACCGTAGCTTGCGTAGCATATCCTTGCTGGCAGTCCCTGAAAATGCACGCGTTCTTTGGCCAGCTTTATCCACCTGACCAGATGCTGATCCTTCTGGAAATTCTTTATTATGGCGTCATCGATCCTGTATATGTCCTGCGGATCGCCTGAAAGAGCAACCCATCTGAACGGGCCGGATCCTATAGCGAAAAGATCCCTTATGTAGGCCGGCACATATCCAGGTATTTCGAAGGCCTCCTTCATTCCACCCTCCTGGGCTCTGGTTCTGAAATTATTTCCATAATCAAAGGTCTTCGATCCGTTTCTCTGGAACCAGAGTATAGCCTTTGCCTCCTTTACTATTGAGGCGTACACCTTCTT from Thermoplasma sp. Kam2015 includes the following:
- a CDS encoding TIGR00296 family protein encodes the protein MSMAEVDIDLDIGTKAVKLARSAASSYLRDEKLPDPPGDPIFQEKHGVFTTINTYPDNMLRGCIGFPEPYYNLGEGIIRSSIYAATEDPRFEPMKPEELKHVTFEVSILTQPIEITVNPEDRPKAVHIGRDGLIAVYNGASGLLLPQVATEYRMNPEQFLEALCEKAGLWEGCWKYRKVKISKFQATVFGEKEPEGVIERR
- a CDS encoding MEMO1 family protein, with the protein product MRRQPAVAGYFYPERRDELYSLLSSFSVPEQHIAGNVIGTVVPHAGIIYSGRTAMFSYRSIQRSDVRNFVIIGPNHRPVTPYASIYPSGRWTTPLGDAVINEKMAEAIYRNSNYIVKDEESHAMEHSVEVQIPFLQFLFGDSFTFVPIILGDQEIEVVKDISEALLKLEDPFILIASSDFTHYEEARRVEKKDMDLISAILALDLDKFYSVLRSEDVTACGYGAIAILMSYTKSRGGHMVFMNHSNSGDVTGDHSEVVGYASLVSVIP
- the hutI gene encoding imidazolonepropionase, whose amino-acid sequence is MRALTNLSQIATGEGTTFLSGEEQGRIRIYEDHSILIRNGRIEAITKNVPPGMEIIDCGGGIAVPGFVDPHTHIVFAGNRTDEFYMRIGGRSYLDILRSGNGIYRTIRDTSSANAERIATETIARIRSALRRGTTTMEVKTGYGLDPKNEEKMISSIELLQKRVKVNLIPTYLAHVIPEGKDEMRYVDQILDTVKKNRNRISFVDVFCDAGAFSARSSRYFLESCIHEGIPARMHANEIENIGCVKNTEGLNIVSYDHMIHYDDEDLDIVRRNGSSITLLPITVFSMNERYPDARKIIDRGIPVSLATDISPLNMNDDMIFAMHLSVRFNHLTPEEALNAATINPAVSLGLGGRKGTIEPGKDADIAVINAGSYREIPYLYGLDLVSGTIAGGNIVYGMTETSEA